GGCGCCGGGATGCGGATGCCCTCCTCGCGGTAGCGGCGGTGCAGGCGCTTCACGAACTCGTGCTTGACGCGGTACTGGTCGCTGAACTCGCCGACGCCCAGGATCACCGTGAAGCCGATCCGCGAGTCGCCGAAGGTGTGGAAGCGGACGGCGGGCTCATGGTCGGGGAGGGCGCCGTCGACGCCGGTCATGACCTCGGCGACGACCTCCAGGGTCACCCGCTCCACGTGCTCCAGGTCGCTGTCGTAGGCGACCCCGGCCTGCACCAGGATCGTCAACTGCTGCTCGGGACGCATGAAGTTGGTCATGTTGGTCTTGGCGAGCTGCCCGTTGGGGATGACGACGAGGTTGTTGGAGAGCGCGCGCACGGTCGTCTGACGCCAGTTGATGTCCTCGACGTAGCCCTCCTCGCCGCTGCTCAGCTTGATGTAGTCGCCGGGCTGGACGGTCTTGGAGGCGAGGATGTGGATGCCCGCGAAGAGGTTGGCGAGGGTGTCCTGCAGGGCGAGCGCGACCGCCAGACCGCCGACGCCCAGGGCGGTGAGCATCGGGGCTATCGAGATGCCCAGGCTCTGGAGCGCCACCAGGAACCCGATCGCCAGGACCAGGACCCGGGTGATGTTCACGAAGATCGTGGCGGACCCGGCGACCCCGGAGCGGGAGGAGGTCACCGACTGCACCAGCCCGGCGATCACCCGGGCCGCCGACACCGTCACCACGAAGATCAGCAGGACTGTCAGGCACTGGTTGACGGTGTGCTGGACGGTCTTCGTCAGCGGCAGCACCGCGCCCGCGGCCGCCGCGCCGCCGGCGATCGCGGCCCACGGCACCACCGTGCGCAGCGCGTCCACGACGACGTCGTCGCCGCTCCACCGGGTGCGCTTGGCGTGTTTGGCCAGCCAGCGCAGCAGGGTGCGCGAGAGAAAGGCCGTGAGCAGTCCGCTGGCGAGGGCGATCCCGGCGATGACGAGGTCGTGCAGGGTCAGCGCGCGGTTCACCGGTCACCTCCGGGACGTCGCTCCGCGGCGAGGGCGAAGACGCCCGCCGACGGCCGGATGTGAAGTCTCGTCACGTTGCCACCTGTTCGTTTCCGGGATGTGCGGTCGCGCCGGGCCTCGTGAAGGAGACTGCGGCACGACCGTCCATCCTGCCGTATGCCGCACGGGAGTTCGTACGGGACCGGCCACCCGCCGGACCGGCTCGGGCGCAGCTCAGACGATGCCCTCGGCCAGTTCGGCCTGGTCCCGGTCCGAGCCGTACGCGGCCGCCGTGGGCGTCCCGTACGAACGGCGGGCCACGAACCACCACACCGTGGCGAGGACCAGTACGACGGCCAGCGCTACGGACGCGTAGTTCATCGTGTCCACCGTCACCGGCGAGGACTGCGGCAGACAGAACAGCACCGTCACACACGCCACCCACACCACCGCGATCCAGCCGACCGGCCTGCTCCACCGGCCCAGCTGCCAGGGACCCGGCTGGAAACGGTCTCCCGCGCGCAGCCGCAGCAGGATCGGGATGGCGTACGCGGGCGTGATGCCGATGACGTTGATGGCGGTGACCGCGCCGTACGCGGTCGGGGAGTACAGCGACGGCACGGCCAGGACGGCGGCGACCACGACCGACAGCCACACCGCGGCGACCGGGGTCTGGGTGCGGCCGCTGACCTTGCGCCACAGGTGCGAGCCCGGCAGGGCCCGGTCCCGGCTGAACGCGAACACCATCCGGCTGGCGGCGGCGACCTCGGCGTTCCCGCAGAACAGCTGGGCGACGATCACCACGACCAGCAGCGCGCTCGCGCCGTCCGTGCCCAGTGCGTCGAGCAGGATCTGAGCGGGCGGCACCCCGGTCTCGCTGGCACGGGTCGCGTCGTAGTCCTGGATGGCGAAGGTCAGGCCCGCCAGCAGGACGAAACCGGCGATCCACGACACCCAGATGGAGCGCACGATGCCCTGCGCCGCGGCCACCGAGGCGTTGGAGGTCTCCTCCGACAGATGGGCCGAGGCGTCGTAGCCGGAGAACGTGTACTGGGCGAGCAGAAGACCGATGGCGGCCACGTACACCGGGTTGTGCCAGCCGGTGTCGTCGACGAACTCGGTGAACACGAAGGACGGCGTCTGGTGATGGTCGGGGACGATCCACAGCGCGCCGACGATGACCGCCACCCCGGCCAGGTGCCACCACACGCTGACCGAGTTCAGGACGCTGACCAGCCGGACGCCGAACAGGTTCAGCACGGCGTGCAGCAGCAGGATGGCCAGGAAGACCAGCATCGTCTTCTCGGGCGTCGGCTCGAAGCCCCACCGGAGGTTGGCGAACGCGCCCGCGAACAGGGCGGCGCCGTAGTCGATGCCGGCGATCGCGCCCAGCAGCCCGAGCAGGTTCAGCCAGCCCGTGTACCAGCCCCAGCGCCGGCCGCCGAGCCGGTCGGCCATGTAGTACAGGGCGCCGGAGGTCGGATACGCGCTGGTCACCTCGGCCAGCGCGAGCCCCACGCACAGCACGAACAGACCGACCCCGGCCCAGCCCCACAGCATCACGGCGGGGCCGCCCGCGCCCATGCCGAAGCCGTACAGGGTCATACAGCCGGACAGGATCGAGATCACCGAGAAGCTGATCGCGAAGTTGCCGAAGCCGCCCATCCGGCGGGCCAGCACCGGCCGGTAGCCGAGTTCGCGCAGCCGCTGCTCCTCGTCGGGATGCGGGACGGCGGGCAGAACGGGTGGTTCG
This window of the Streptomyces sp. NBC_01275 genome carries:
- a CDS encoding mechanosensitive ion channel family protein, translating into MNRALTLHDLVIAGIALASGLLTAFLSRTLLRWLAKHAKRTRWSGDDVVVDALRTVVPWAAIAGGAAAAGAVLPLTKTVQHTVNQCLTVLLIFVVTVSAARVIAGLVQSVTSSRSGVAGSATIFVNITRVLVLAIGFLVALQSLGISIAPMLTALGVGGLAVALALQDTLANLFAGIHILASKTVQPGDYIKLSSGEEGYVEDINWRQTTVRALSNNLVVIPNGQLAKTNMTNFMRPEQQLTILVQAGVAYDSDLEHVERVTLEVVAEVMTGVDGALPDHEPAVRFHTFGDSRIGFTVILGVGEFSDQYRVKHEFVKRLHRRYREEGIRIPAPTRTVALQQGAVVIPQQRTADDAVQDGQRTALHD
- a CDS encoding amino acid permease — encoded protein: MSRTPEPPVLPAVPHPDEEQRLRELGYRPVLARRMGGFGNFAISFSVISILSGCMTLYGFGMGAGGPAVMLWGWAGVGLFVLCVGLALAEVTSAYPTSGALYYMADRLGGRRWGWYTGWLNLLGLLGAIAGIDYGAALFAGAFANLRWGFEPTPEKTMLVFLAILLLHAVLNLFGVRLVSVLNSVSVWWHLAGVAVIVGALWIVPDHHQTPSFVFTEFVDDTGWHNPVYVAAIGLLLAQYTFSGYDASAHLSEETSNASVAAAQGIVRSIWVSWIAGFVLLAGLTFAIQDYDATRASETGVPPAQILLDALGTDGASALLVVVIVAQLFCGNAEVAAASRMVFAFSRDRALPGSHLWRKVSGRTQTPVAAVWLSVVVAAVLAVPSLYSPTAYGAVTAINVIGITPAYAIPILLRLRAGDRFQPGPWQLGRWSRPVGWIAVVWVACVTVLFCLPQSSPVTVDTMNYASVALAVVLVLATVWWFVARRSYGTPTAAAYGSDRDQAELAEGIV